Proteins encoded within one genomic window of Eleutherodactylus coqui strain aEleCoq1 chromosome 1, aEleCoq1.hap1, whole genome shotgun sequence:
- the LOC136613081 gene encoding olfactory receptor 5AP2-like — MARWNSTEFTEFILLGLTDNPKLEIILFVLFLIFYIITLTGNLGIILAIRLDSRLHTPMYFFLNNLSFLDLCYATIITPRTLVNFMSKTKAISVKECAVQMYFFAGSVTTECFLLGIMAYDRYVAICNPLLYSVVMSKKICVQLVAGAYTLGYLNSTLHTITTFRLPFCKTNKIDHFYCDVPPLLKLSCTKTTMNEILMFIFGGFAETSSLTTIIVSYTYIITSILKIRSSEGRKKAFSTCASHFMAVIIFYGTILFMYLRPTSTYSMSQDRVASVFYSVIIPMLNPLIYSLRNNEVAQALKKIKTKYCCKGK; from the coding sequence ATGGCAAGGTGGAATAGCACAGAATTTACGGAATTTATTCTTCTCGGACTGACAGATAATCCTAAACTTGAGATTATACTCTTTGTCCTCTTCCTTATCTTCTACATTATCACCCTCACTGGTAACCTGGGCATCATATTGGCTATCAGGTTAGATTCTCGTCTCCACACCcccatgtatttttttctcaacAATCTGTCATTCCTAGATCTGTGCTATGCCACCATCATCACCCCCAGAACATTGGTGAATTTCATGTCAAAGACAAAAGCCATTAGCGTCAAAGAATGTGCTGTACAGATGTATTTCTTTGCTGGTTCAGTGACCACCGAATGCTTCTTATTGGGCAtcatggcctatgatcgctacGTGGCAATCTGTAACCCACTTCTTTATTCAGTTGTAATGAGTAAAAAGATTTGTGTGCAGCTTGTGGCTGGTGCATATACACTGGGATACCTCAATTCAACCCTACACACGATTACCACTTTCCGGCTACCTTTCTGTAAGACCAACAAAATTGACCATTTCTATTGTgatgttcctcctcttctgaaaCTGTCCTGCACCAAGACCACCATGAATGAAATATTGATGTTCATATTTGGAGGTTTTGCAGAAACAAGCTCCCTCACCACTATTATTGTCTCATATACTTACATTATAACCAGCATCCTTAAAATTCGCTCATCAGAGGGAAGGAAGAAAGCATTTTCGACCTGTGCATCTCACTTTATGGCAGTGATTATATTTTACGGCACCATTCTCTTCATGTACTTGAGACCTACTTCTACCTATTCCATGAGCCAGGACAGAGTTGCGTCGGTGTTTTATAGTGTCATTATACCAATGCTAAACCCGCTAATTTATAGTCTGAGAAACAATGAAGTGGCACAAGCCTTAAAGAAAATTAAGACAAAATATTGTTGTAAGGGCAAATAA